One segment of Manihot esculenta cultivar AM560-2 chromosome 4, M.esculenta_v8, whole genome shotgun sequence DNA contains the following:
- the LOC110613937 gene encoding la protein 1 isoform X1, with the protein MASLDEETAKKLLHQVEFYFSDSNLPRDDFLMKKVSQSKDSMVSLALICSFSRVRAFLGLGKIRQDDIPHRVLKSVAEILRKSDFLKVSDDGKKVGRVKKLSKPEKIVQQMDERTIAASPFQYDVTMENVESFFAKFGKLNSVRLPRHAADKRVFCGTALVEFSTDGDVKDILKAKLVYDGAILELKPKKEFDAERARMTERIEKECSNHKSNASKTSNYPKGLMIAFSLKRKSTGKPVKNGGNVEPVANSGGVCKEDKDLDCNDHIVREIENVSEDNAEGAQKETCKIAEKSEQIVSQRIVNSRNSILKTAKKNCKEIISEESKAEYMQEAIRDQSPERVCQGSSEKVTGVKRCTAFSHEEKDILLCEDLKDVFQRFGAVKCVDYQEGAVSGYIHFHEPEGAIKACAAAEFIEGGLIVKNFIVSFEAVIAKTEEEHWNMHNLNEEDCQESRDDRKRKRKSNKGRRQSEGRSSHFKENDHATRQPRKAQKVTTF; encoded by the exons ATGGCTTCGTTGGACGAAGAAACCGCAAAGAAACTCCTTCATCAG GTGGAGTTCTACTTCAGCGACAGCAATTTACCTCGAGATGATTTTCTTATGAAGAAGGTCTCACAAAGCAAAGATAGCA TGGTTAGCTTGGCTCTTATATGCTCATTCTCTAGAGTCAGAGCTTTTCTGGGACTGGGTAAAATAAGACAAGATGATATTCCCCATAGGGTGCTGAAATCAGTTGCTGAGATTTTGCGGAAATCGGATTTTCTCAAAGTTTCTGATGATG ggAAAAAGGTTGGTAGGGTTAAGAAGCTCTCAAAGCCAGAAAAAATTGTTCAGCAAATGGATGAAAGAACAATTGCAGCCTCGCCTTTTCAGTATGATGTTACTATGGAAAATGTGGAATCTTTCTTTGCTAAGTTTGGGAAG CTTAATAGTGTGAGACTACCTCGTCATGCGGCAGACAAGAGGGTTTTTTGTGGCACTGCTTTGGTCGAGTTCTCTACAGATGGAGATGTGAAAGATATCTTGAAGGCAAAGTTAGTTTATGATGGTGCCATTTTAGAGTTAAAACCAAA AAAGGAGTTTGATGCTGAGAGAGCAAGAATGACAGAGCGAATTGAAAAAGAGTGCTCAAATCATAAGAGTAATGCGAGCAAAACATCCAA CTATCCCAAAGGCTTAATGATTGCATTTTCACTGAAGAGGAAATCAACTGGAAAACCAGTAAAAAATGGAGGCAATGTTGAGCCAGTCGCTAACAGTGGAGGTGTTTGTAAAGAAGACAAGGATTTGGACTGCAATGATCATATTGTTAGAGAGATTGAAAATGTCTCTGAAGATAATGCAGAAGGCGCCCAGAAGGAAACTTGCAAAATAGCTGAAAAGAGTGAACAGATCGTCTCTCAAAGAATCGTAAATAGTAGAAATAGTATTTTGAAAACTGCtaaaaaaaattgcaaagaGATCATTTCTGAAGAGAGCAAGGCAGAATATATGCAAGAAGCTATCAGAGATCAGTCTCCTGAAAGAGTTTGTCAAGGGAGCAGTGAGAAAGTAACCGGGGTGAAAAGATGCACTGCATTTTCCCATGAGGAAAAGGACATTCTCTTGTGTGAGGACCTAAAGGATGTCTTCCAAAGGTTTGGTGCTGTTAAG TGTGTTGACTATCAAGAGGGAGCAGTTTCTGGTTACATTCATTTTCATGAACCAGAAGGAGCTATAAAAGCCTGTGCTGCTGCAGAATTTATTGAAGGAGGTCTCATTGTGAAGAATTTTATTGTTTCATTTGAAGCAGTTATTG CTAAGACAGAAGAAGAGCACTGGAATATGCATAATCTTAATGAGGAAGACTGCCAGGAAAGTAGAGATGATAGAAAACG GAAACGTAAATCCAATAAAGGTAGAAGACAGTCTGAAGGCAGAAGCTCCCACTTCAAAGAAAATGATCATGCAACCAGGCAGCCAAGAAAAGCTCAAAAGGTCACAACGTTTTAG
- the LOC110612774 gene encoding dynein light chain 1, cytoplasmic, which produces MLEGKALIEDTDMPVKMQIQAMASASKALDLYDVLDCKSIAGHIKKEFDKKYGGGWQCVVGSNFGCFFTHSKGTFIYFTLETLNFLIFKGDSSPSAA; this is translated from the exons ATGTTGGAAGGAAAGGCTCTGATAGAGGACACAGATATGCCTGTGAAGATGCAAATCCAAGCCATGGCTTCTGCTTCTAAGGCCTTGGATCTCTATGATGTCTTAGACTGCAAATCAATTGCTGGCCATATAAAAAAG GAGTTTGACAAGAAATATGGAGGTGGATGGCAATGTGTGGTGGGTTCCAATTTTGGGTGTTTTTTCACTCATTCTAAAGGGACTTTCATCTACTTCACATTGGAGACTCTTAATTTTCTTATCTTTAAAGGGGATTCTTCTCCTTCTGCTGCCTGA
- the LOC110613937 gene encoding la protein 1 isoform X2 yields the protein MASLDEETAKKLLHQVEFYFSDSNLPRDDFLMKKVSQSKDSMVSLALICSFSRVRAFLGLGKIRQDDIPHRVLKSVAEILRKSDFLKVSDDGKKVGRVKKLSKPEKIVQQMDERTIAASPFQYDVTMENVESFFAKFGKLNSVRLPRHAADKRVFCGTALVEFSTDGDVKDILKAKLVYDGAILELKPKKEFDAERARMTERIEKECSNHKSNASKTSNYPKGLMIAFSLKRKSTGKPVKNGGNVEPVANSGGVCKEDKDLDCNDHIVREIENVSEDNAEGAQKETCKIAEKSEQIVSQRIVNSRNSILKTAKKNCKEIISEESKAEYMQEAIRDQSPERVCQGSSEKVTGVKRCTAFSHEEKDILLCEDLKDVFQRFGAVKCVDYQEGAVSGYIHFHEPEGAIKACAAAEFIEGGLIVKNFIVSFEAVIGNVNPIKVEDSLKAEAPTSKKMIMQPGSQEKLKRSQRFRNSMFFFF from the exons ATGGCTTCGTTGGACGAAGAAACCGCAAAGAAACTCCTTCATCAG GTGGAGTTCTACTTCAGCGACAGCAATTTACCTCGAGATGATTTTCTTATGAAGAAGGTCTCACAAAGCAAAGATAGCA TGGTTAGCTTGGCTCTTATATGCTCATTCTCTAGAGTCAGAGCTTTTCTGGGACTGGGTAAAATAAGACAAGATGATATTCCCCATAGGGTGCTGAAATCAGTTGCTGAGATTTTGCGGAAATCGGATTTTCTCAAAGTTTCTGATGATG ggAAAAAGGTTGGTAGGGTTAAGAAGCTCTCAAAGCCAGAAAAAATTGTTCAGCAAATGGATGAAAGAACAATTGCAGCCTCGCCTTTTCAGTATGATGTTACTATGGAAAATGTGGAATCTTTCTTTGCTAAGTTTGGGAAG CTTAATAGTGTGAGACTACCTCGTCATGCGGCAGACAAGAGGGTTTTTTGTGGCACTGCTTTGGTCGAGTTCTCTACAGATGGAGATGTGAAAGATATCTTGAAGGCAAAGTTAGTTTATGATGGTGCCATTTTAGAGTTAAAACCAAA AAAGGAGTTTGATGCTGAGAGAGCAAGAATGACAGAGCGAATTGAAAAAGAGTGCTCAAATCATAAGAGTAATGCGAGCAAAACATCCAA CTATCCCAAAGGCTTAATGATTGCATTTTCACTGAAGAGGAAATCAACTGGAAAACCAGTAAAAAATGGAGGCAATGTTGAGCCAGTCGCTAACAGTGGAGGTGTTTGTAAAGAAGACAAGGATTTGGACTGCAATGATCATATTGTTAGAGAGATTGAAAATGTCTCTGAAGATAATGCAGAAGGCGCCCAGAAGGAAACTTGCAAAATAGCTGAAAAGAGTGAACAGATCGTCTCTCAAAGAATCGTAAATAGTAGAAATAGTATTTTGAAAACTGCtaaaaaaaattgcaaagaGATCATTTCTGAAGAGAGCAAGGCAGAATATATGCAAGAAGCTATCAGAGATCAGTCTCCTGAAAGAGTTTGTCAAGGGAGCAGTGAGAAAGTAACCGGGGTGAAAAGATGCACTGCATTTTCCCATGAGGAAAAGGACATTCTCTTGTGTGAGGACCTAAAGGATGTCTTCCAAAGGTTTGGTGCTGTTAAG TGTGTTGACTATCAAGAGGGAGCAGTTTCTGGTTACATTCATTTTCATGAACCAGAAGGAGCTATAAAAGCCTGTGCTGCTGCAGAATTTATTGAAGGAGGTCTCATTGTGAAGAATTTTATTGTTTCATTTGAAGCAGTTATTG GAAACGTAAATCCAATAAAGGTAGAAGACAGTCTGAAGGCAGAAGCTCCCACTTCAAAGAAAATGATCATGCAACCAGGCAGCCAAGAAAAGCTCAAAAGGTCACAACGTTTTAGGAAttcaatgtttttttttttttaa
- the LOC110612838 gene encoding SKP1-like protein 3: protein MSLPTSSLSKKITLRSSDDEIFEVDEEVLLECQTIKHMIDDGCANSIIPLPNVTGRIMVKVIEYCKRHLEVAEDKDEIFPIDGHQALKDWDTEFVKEVKKDHTVLFGLIMAANYLDMKNLMDLLCKSVANFN from the coding sequence ATGTCTCTCCCAACTTCTTCTCTATCGAAGAAGATCACCCTCAGATCCTCCGACGATGAGATATTTGAAGTAGATGAAGAAGTCTTATTGGAGTGCCAAACCATCAAGCACATGATAGATGATGGCTGTGCCAACTCAATCATCCCATTGCCGAATGTGACCGGAAGAATAATGGTGAAGGTCATAGAGTACTGCAAGAGGCACCTGGAGGTGGCTGAAGATAAGGATGAGATTTTCCCCATAGATGGGCATCAAGCGCTCAAGGACTGGGATACTGAGTTTGTGAAAGAAGTTAAGAAAGACCACACTGTTCTCTTTGGCTTGATAATGGCCGCAAACTATCTGGACATGAAGAACTTGATGGATTTATTGTGCAAAAGCGTGgctaattttaattaa
- the LOC110613908 gene encoding uncharacterized protein LOC110613908 yields MLSTKSESDITSLAPSSPSRSPKRPVYYVQSPSRDSHDGDKSSSMQPSPMESPSHPSFGRHSRNSSASRFSGIFRSSSGRKGSRKRNEKGWNDKGWPECNVIVEEGDYDEDKAFIRRFQALIALFSFIILFTVFCLIIWGASRPFKAEITVKSLLVSNFYVGEGSDFSGVPTKMLTVNGSLRMSIYNPATIFGIHVSSTPINLIYSEIPVATGQLKKYYQPRKSRRTVSVIVEGDKVPLYGAGSSLTVSQTGIVIPLTLTFEIRSRGNVVGKLVKTKHRKLISCPVVLDSTSSKPIKFKKGICTYE; encoded by the exons ATGCTTTCCACTAAATCCGAATCTGATATCACAAGTTTAGCCCCATCATCACCCTCAAGGTCTCCAAAACGCCCTGTATACTATGTACAGAGCCCATCAAGAGATTCACATGATGGGGACAAGTCCTCTTCAATGCAACCAAGTCCAATGGAGTCACCTTCACACCCCTCCTTTGGTCGCCATTCAAGGAACTCATCGGCTAGTAGGTTTTCGGGGATATTCAGGTCCTCTTCAGGGAGGAAAGGTAGCaggaaaagaaatgaaaaaggcTGGAATGATAAAGGGTGGCCTGAATGTAATGTGATCGTGGAAGAAGGGGACTACGATGAGGATAAGGCATTTATTAGGAGGTTTCAGGCCTTGATTGCTCTGTTTAGTTTTATAATCTTGTTTACTGTGTTTTGCTTGATTATATGGGGAGCTAGCCGGCCTTTCAAAGCAGAGATTACTGTCAAG AGCTTGTTAGTGAGTAACTTTTATGTTGGGGAAGGTTCAGATTTCTCTGGCGTGCCAACAAAGATGCTTACAGTGAATGGCTCGTTGAGGATGAGCATATACAACCCTGCTACAATATTTGGCATTCATGTTAGCTCCACTCCAATCAATCTCATATACTCAGAAATCCCAGTTGCAACTGGTCAG TTGAAGAAATACTATCAACCCAGAAAGAGTCGACGAACAGTATCAGTGATTGTAGAAGGTGACAAGGTTCCACTGTATGGAGCTGGATCAAGTTTAACAGTCTCACAAACTGGCATTGTGATTCCATTGACACTGACATTCGAAATCCGATCTCGAGGGAATGTAGTGGGGAAGCTGGTGAAGACGAAGCATCGAAAACTAATATCTTGCCCTGTGGTTCTTGATTCCACTAGCTCCAAACCCATCAAATTCAAGAAGGGTATATGTACATATGAGTGA